GTCAGCGGTGGGGGTGCAGCCGCCCCCTTCCAGGGCAGAGCCGTTTGCTGGTATGGAGCGTCATCTCCGGAACCAGGGGATTGATCCGAAGTGGATTGAAGAACTGCTTAATCAAGCGGATTCCGCCGCCGCGGGTGCACAAACAACATGGACTCCGGATGAGCTCAGGCAGTCGGTTGCTTCGCAGTTAAAAGATTGGTTTAACCGTGACGGCAGCCCTTCTCCTGTTTCCCGGACAGCGAAAATGATTCATTTTGTCGGACCAACCGGGGTAGGGAAAACGACGACTATTGCCAAGCTCGCTGCTGAACAGGTGCTGAAACATCATAAAAAAGCAGGCTTTATTACATCGGACACTTACCGGATCTCAGCCGTTGAGCAGCTGCGAACCTATGCCAATATTCTGGGCGTGCCGCTTGAAGTAGTATTTTCCCCCCAGGATTTGCCAAGGGCGTTTGAAGCATTACAAGATGTTGATGTGATCTTTATGGACACAGCCGGGCGAAATTTCCGAAAAGAGCTAGCCGTCTCTGAACTGAATGCGCTGCTTCAATCATGCGGTGAAACTGAGACATATCTTGTATTAAGCCTGACAACGAAATATGAGGATATTCGGGTTATTACCGAAAACTTTATCAAATTCGGGGTAGACAAAGTATTGTTCACTAAAATGGACGAAACAGCGACTTATGGTACTCTCGTGAACTTAAAGCGTGATTTCCAATTACCTTTTTCCTACCTGACAGATGGCCAGAATGTCCCGGATGATATCACCCTGGCAGATGAAGACAAAATAGTAGAGCTTTTATTGGAGGGCTACTCCCATGGATGATCAGGCGGCACGTCTGAGAGACCTTGTGGGAAGAAGGGAATGCAAGCCGGCGGAAGCTGTCAGAAATACGCATATTTTAACCGTTACAAGTGGAAAAGGCGGTGTGGGCAAGTCCAATTTCACTTTAAATTTCGCTCTTTCCCTTGTCAAACGCGGTTATCAGGTACTCGTATTTGATGCCGATATCGGACTGGCCAATATTGATGTGCTGCTGGGTACACAAGCCCCCTATAATCTCTATCATTTGTTAATAGGGGAAAAGAAGATTCAAGAGATTATCCACGAAGGACCTTACGGACTTCGGCTCGTTGCCGGAGGATCGGGTTTTCACGATCTGCTTCAGCTGACCGAGGCCGAACTAAATGATTTTGCTGATCAGGTGAATTCTCTATACGGGTATTATGATTTTATTATTTTCGATACAGGTGCGGGTTTGTCCAAAGAAACGCTGAAGTTTATCCTGGCAGCACAGGAAACGATTGTGGTCACCACGCCGGAACCCACATCCATAACCGATGCTTATGCAATAATTAAGATGATTCATCAGTTGGAGCATAAGGTATCCTTCAAATTGGTAATTAACCGGGTATCTTCTTTCAGAGAGGGAAGGCAGACGGCAGATAAAATCACATTGGTGGCGGAACGATTTTTACATTTGCAGATTCCTACCCTTGGTTTTTTGGAAGACGATACCCATGTAAGCAAGGCTGTAAAAAAACAGACCCCTTTTTTGGTGGCGTACCCGAATGCTTCGGCTTCCAGAGACTTGGAGTCTCTTGTGGACCGGTTTTTGAACGGTCATAGGCTGGGACATTCCAGTGAGCGCACCTGGAAGCAATTTTGGGGGAAATTAATCGGCTGGCGGAAATAACAACTTAGAGACAATCGGGGGGAAAACTATGGCACCACCCATCCAGGTTCTTGTTGTGGACGATTCTTTGTTTATGAGAAAAATCATATCGGATCTGATCATGGAATCATCCCAGTTTCAAGTAGTGGATTCGGCGAAAAATGGCAAGGAAGCCATTGAAAAAATTGTGCAGCTTAAGCCTGATGTCGTTACCTTGGACATTGAAATGCCTATTATGAATGGACTTCAGGCGCTGGAAAAAATCATGAAACAATGTCCAACTCCTGTTGTCATGCTCAGCAGCTTGACGGAGGAAGGGGCGTCTGAGACCATCCGTGCTCTCGAGCTTGGTGCAGTAGATTTTATCCGCAAGCCTTCAGGCTCTATTTCGCTGGATTTATACAAAGTGCAAAAGCAGCTGCATGAGAAGCTGCATATTGCGGCCCAGTCCAAAGCAGGGATAGCGAGAACGGCTCTTCAGACTTCCGGAGCTGAGATCAAGAAACCAAATGAGCCGGTCCGGCCTGGCACCCTAAAACGTATCAAAAGTGTGTCGGCGCTTCTTGGAAAAAAACAAATGCCGGCAAAACCTAAAAACGGGGGAACCCCTTGTGTGGACCATCTTGTAGCAATTGGAACATCAACAGGAGGCCCCAAAGCGCTGCAAACAGTACTTCAGGGAATCCCGGCGGAGTTTCCCGCTCCTATCTTCATTGTTCAGCACATGCCGCCAAAATTCACACAATCTTTGGCCAAAAGACTGAATGATCTGTGTGAGATTCGGGTGACTGAGGCTCTTGACAGCGAGATTGCCTATTCCGGGCATGCTTATATCGCCCCGGGAGGAATGCATATGACAGTGGGCAAAGCCGAAAACGGTTCTTACCGCATTGTGCTGAATAAAGAGGAACCGAAGTCAGGGCATCGCCCGTCAGTGGACGTTTTGTTTCATTCTCTGCTCCCGCTTCAAGCTGCCAAGCGGCACGCTGTCCTTATGACAGGCATGGGTAGTGATGGTGCAAGAGAGCTTACTGCACTCCGGCGGGCGGGGGCTATGACGACAATAGCTGAATCTGAAGAAACATGTGTTGTTTATGGAATGCCAAGAACTGCCGTGGAGATGGGCGGCGCTATGTTTGTGCTCCCCCTTCACGAAATTGCATCAAAGTTGGTACAGGCAGTATCCTGTTGAAACTGACAACCTGATTTGCAGCATGATCAGAATGAAAAACACGTAAAGCAAGCTGTCTATACAAAAGTTACATGGAGGTGTGTTTTGTTGGAGCTGAATCAATATTTGTCCATGTTTATCGATGAATCAAAAGAACACCTCCAGGCCATGAACGACAATATGCTCAGCCTGGAGAACAGCCCCGATGATATCAGTTTGGTCCAATCCATTTTCCGCTCTGCTCATACATTGAAAGGAATGTCAGCCACCATGGGGTTTGAAGACCTAGCATCGCTGACTCACGAGATGGAAAATGTGCTGGATTTGGTGCGTAACCACCAGATTCAGATGAATGCATACATATTTGACTGTTTATTTCAGAGTCTCGACGCTCTTGAGGCGATGGTGGAGGACATTATTCAAGGAGGAACGGGACAGTCCGATGTAAAGGCGATTGTCGCTTCCCTGAAATCTATTGTTTCAGGAGATTATGAGTCCGGCGAAGGAGCCGCTTCCACTGGTCAATCGGCTGAGATCGAGCATTTGCTGCTTGATGAATTTCAGCAGTCCGTCCTTCTGCAGTCCATGGAGTCCGGTCTTCAAGTTCACCACATCGAGGTGACTTTCCGTGAAGATTGTGTGTTGAAAGCGGCCAGGGCCTACATGGTGTTTGATGTGATGGACCAAGCTGGGGAAGTGGTCAAGTCTATCCCCCCGTAGAAGATATTGAACAGGAGAAGTTTGAGTGTTCCTTTGCTGTTTTCCACATTGGAGAGATCGAAACAGATACTTTGAAGAATCAGATTGAATCTGTGTCTGAAGTAGAAGGGGTAAACGTGACCCTGCTGGATCAGACTTCACTGGAACAAATGCTGCAGCAAAAAAACGGTCCTGGAGCACAACAGGGGGAAACAGCCAAAGCCGAAACGGCTGCATCCGGGGTTCCGGTCAAACAGGAGGCTGCTCAGTC
This Paenibacillus larvae subsp. larvae DNA region includes the following protein-coding sequences:
- a CDS encoding protein-glutamate methylesterase/protein-glutamine glutaminase, with product MAPPIQVLVVDDSLFMRKIISDLIMESSQFQVVDSAKNGKEAIEKIVQLKPDVVTLDIEMPIMNGLQALEKIMKQCPTPVVMLSSLTEEGASETIRALELGAVDFIRKPSGSISLDLYKVQKQLHEKLHIAAQSKAGIARTALQTSGAEIKKPNEPVRPGTLKRIKSVSALLGKKQMPAKPKNGGTPCVDHLVAIGTSTGGPKALQTVLQGIPAEFPAPIFIVQHMPPKFTQSLAKRLNDLCEIRVTEALDSEIAYSGHAYIAPGGMHMTVGKAENGSYRIVLNKEEPKSGHRPSVDVLFHSLLPLQAAKRHAVLMTGMGSDGARELTALRRAGAMTTIAESEETCVVYGMPRTAVEMGGAMFVLPLHEIASKLVQAVSC
- the flhF gene encoding flagellar biosynthesis protein FlhF yields the protein MRVKRYVVDSMPDALQKIRTDLGKDAVIMNTKEIRSGGFLGFFSKKRIEVIAAIEQENTVKTAKEPPVSRPKAKSAAVPAKSATAKKEQPAQPEPVKPVPAVPAATVPKAYKAAVAVSSPHDQPAEAVKEVSQLSTAFLSEMKAFREEAAETSDQAGEPEVPHSSREDVLLSEIQQMKAMMAQMSAVGVQPPPSRAEPFAGMERHLRNQGIDPKWIEELLNQADSAAAGAQTTWTPDELRQSVASQLKDWFNRDGSPSPVSRTAKMIHFVGPTGVGKTTTIAKLAAEQVLKHHKKAGFITSDTYRISAVEQLRTYANILGVPLEVVFSPQDLPRAFEALQDVDVIFMDTAGRNFRKELAVSELNALLQSCGETETYLVLSLTTKYEDIRVITENFIKFGVDKVLFTKMDETATYGTLVNLKRDFQLPFSYLTDGQNVPDDITLADEDKIVELLLEGYSHG
- a CDS encoding MinD/ParA family protein, whose translation is MDDQAARLRDLVGRRECKPAEAVRNTHILTVTSGKGGVGKSNFTLNFALSLVKRGYQVLVFDADIGLANIDVLLGTQAPYNLYHLLIGEKKIQEIIHEGPYGLRLVAGGSGFHDLLQLTEAELNDFADQVNSLYGYYDFIIFDTGAGLSKETLKFILAAQETIVVTTPEPTSITDAYAIIKMIHQLEHKVSFKLVINRVSSFREGRQTADKITLVAERFLHLQIPTLGFLEDDTHVSKAVKKQTPFLVAYPNASASRDLESLVDRFLNGHRLGHSSERTWKQFWGKLIGWRK